In Oryza brachyantha chromosome 2, ObraRS2, whole genome shotgun sequence, a single window of DNA contains:
- the LOC102715545 gene encoding brefeldin A-inhibited guanine nucleotide-exchange protein 1: MATAIGGASPAGRVMGPALDRIIKNAAWRKHSALVAAAKAALDLLSSSAAAAYAPSPAPSLLLGLPAAAADACIHALLLALESASPKVADPALDCVAKLLYHRLLVGDLGGAGAGGDDDSPASKLLAAVLSCGALADDAMELSTLRVLVAAARCPSIAIRGEGLGQMLKTCYNIYLSSSSGANQLCAKLALAQVLVIVFARVEVDSMDVRVRTVSIADMMDMSDRNLNDSSIVQVAQSFINEAMEGSDAPEPGTPVAPAEMDGKEDAAGMSKIREDGLTLFKNLCKLSMKFSTPDNPEDQVLQRGKVLSLELLKMVIDNAGPFWRTNEKYLGAIKQYLCLSLLKNSALSAMSIFQLLCSIFVGLLSRFRSGLKEEIGIFFPMLVLRVLENVHQPSFLQKMTVLNLLEKICKDPQVIVDVFVNYDCDVDAPNIFERIVNGLLKTALGVPPGSATTLTTAQDQTFRIESVKCLATIIKSMGSWMDQQLRIGEFSPKPSETSLNSIDNPNILVGEDGGAVDYELQTDSGNPDLSDASSLEQRRTYKIELQKGISLFNRKPSKGIDFLIKSKKIGHSPEDVASFLRNTAGLNATMIGDYLGERDEFPIKVMHAYADALNFEGMDFGEAIRYYLQGFRLPGEAQKIDRIMEKFAERYCKRNPNSFTSADTAYVLAYSVIMLNTDAHNTMVKDKMSKSDFIRNNRGIDDGKDLPEDYLSTLYDQIVKNEIKMSADSSVPQSKQPSTVIKLLGLDNIINLVNWKQAEDKALGANDLLIKNIQEKFKAKSGKSESIFHVITDSTILRFMMEVCWAPMMAAFSVTLDQSDDKAATSQCLQGFRSAVHVTAVMCMQTQRDAFVTSVAKFTYLHCAADMKQKNVDAVKAIISIAIEDGDYLQDSWEHVLTCLSRFEHLHLLGEGAPTDASFLTVPLVDSEDKTQKSSSTTLSKRTNALQNPAVMAAVRGGSYDSTTAKNNASPLVTPEQINSFISNINLLDQIGIFELNHIFAHSQRLNSDAIVAFVKALCKVSITELHSPTEPRIFCLTKIVEIAHYNMNRIRLVWSHIWKVLSDFFVSVGLSENLSVAIFVMDSLRQLAMKFLEREELANYNFQNEFLRPFAVVMQKSNASEVRELIVRCISQMVLSRVSNIKSGWKSVFTVFTAAAADDRRSIVLLAFETMEKIVRDYFPHITETETTTFTDCVKCLITFTSSKFSSDASLNAIAFLRFCAVKLAEEGFVSHEKDTDHQTNDLDPPDGNATLHKDDHVYFWVPLLAGLARLTTDTRPTIRKGAVEVLFDILKDHGHLFSQSFWRNIFGSVIYPLFSSDSSTPNGHINITEDDSWNSETKTVAVKCLVDLYITFFDVMRPELSRVTSVVANFIRSPYKPSASTGLSVFQRLTEGLASKLSKEEWKEILLCFKDSAVQTFVLFDNIVRVMQDIEIPDRNESYSEAERYSDHDIYNDDDEEANMETTSYAIVKMKNLMAQQLLVVQGIVKLYETHRRFLYAEHMGIILETLSAIASHASEVASKSTLHIKFHKACSLLEVSEPAVIHFENESYQSYLKLLQALLHDNPSMSEDMNIESHIMLVSEKILRKYLNCAGHEQSSDSSGRDPALHWILPLGTAKKEELSARTSLVLHVMRLLGGLERDCFRRNLPLFFPLLTNLIRCEHSSGEVQLALYDIFQSSIGPIIST; this comes from the exons ATGGCGACGGCCATCGGcggggcgtcgccggcggggcggGTGATGGGCCCGGCGCTGGACCGGATCATCAAGAACGCGGCGTGGCGGAAGCACTCGGCGCTCGTGGCGGCCGCCAAGGCGGCGCTGGACCtgctctcgtcgtcggcggcggcggcgtacgcgccctcgccggcgccgtcgctgctgctcgggctgccggcggccgccgccgacgcctgcATCCAcgcgctcctcctcgcgctcGAGTCGGCGTCCCCCAAGGTCGCCGACCCGGCCCTCGACTGCGTCGCCAAGCTGCTCTACCACCGACTCCTCGTCGGCgatctcggcggcgccggcgccggcggcgacgacgactccCCCGCCTCcaagctcctcgccgccgtgctgtcCTGCGGCGCGCTCGCGGACGACGCCATGGAGCTCTCCACCCTCCGTGTCCTCGTGGCCGCCGCGCGGTGCCCCTCCATCGCCATCCGCGGGGAGGGCCTCGGCCAGATGCTCAAGACATGTTACAACATCTacctcagcagcagcagcggcgctAACCAGCTCTGCGCTAAGCTGGCGCTCGCGCAGGTGCTGGTGATCGTGTTCGCGCGCGTGGAGGTGGACTCCATGGATGTGCGCGTGAGGACGGTGTCGATCGCCGACATGATGGACATGTCTGATCGCAACCTGAACGACTCCAGCATCGTTCAGGTGGCGCAGAGTTTCATAAATGAGGCAATGGAGGGGAGTGATGCTCCTGAGCCAGGGACTCCAGTTGCGCCGGCGGAGATGGACGGAAAGGAGGATGCTGCTGGCATGAGCAAGATCAGGGAGGATGGGCTGACACTGTTCAAGAACCTGTGCAAGCTGTCGATGAAGTTCTCGACACCGGATAACCCCGAAGATCAGGTGCTGCAGCGGGGAAAGGTGTTGTCTCTTGAACTGCTCAAGATGGTTATTGACAATGCTGGACCATTCTGGAGAACAAATGAAAA GTACCTTGGAGCAATCAAGCAGTATCTTTGTTTGTCCTTGTTGAAGAACAGTGCCTTGTCAGCAATGAGTATTTTCCAGCTCTTATGCTCCATATTTGTGGGTTTACTGTCAAGGTTTAGATCTGGGCTGAAAGAGGAAATTGGAATATTTTTTCCCATGCTTGTTCTAAGGGTTCTTGAGAATGTCCATCAACCTAGCTTTCTGCAGAAAATGACAGTTCTAAACCTGTTGGAGAAGATCTGCAAAGATCCCCAAGTTATTGTTGATGTCTTTGTGAACTATGATTGTGATGTTGATGCACCAAATATCTTTGAAAG GATTGTCAATGGACTTTTAAAGACTGCTCTAGGGGTTCCTCCTGGATCTGCAACAACATTAACTACTGCACAAGACCAGACATTTCGTATTGAGTCAGTCAAGTGCCTCGCAACCATAATTAAATCAATGGGTTCATGGATGGACCAACAGTTGAGAATTGGTGAATTTTCACCCAAACCTTCCGAGACATCTTTAAATTCGATAGACAATCCTAATATCCTTGTTGGAGAAGATGGGGGTGCAGTTGATTATGAACTGCAAACGGACTCTGGTAATCCAGATCTATCTGACGCTTCCTCACTTGAGCAGCGTCGAACTTATAAAATAGAACTTCAG AAAGGAATTTCCTTGTTTAACAGGAAACCTTCCAAGGGTATTGATTTTCTCATAAAAAGCAAGAAGATAGGTCATTCCCCAGAAGATGTTGCATCTTTCTTGAGAAATACTGCTGGTTTAAACGCAACAATGATTGGCGATTATCTGGGCGAAAGAGATGAATTCCCTATCAAAgttatgcatgcatatgcagatGCACTGAACTTTGAAGGTATGGACTTTGGTGAAGCCATTAGATATTATTTGCAGGGCTTCAGGCTTCCTGGAGAAGCACAGAAAATTGATCGGATCATGGAAAAGTTTGCTGAACGATACTGCAAGCGCAACCCAAATTCTTTTACCAGTGCAGATACTGCGTATGTTCTTGCTTATTCTGTAATCATGCTCAATACTGATGCTCACAATACGATGGTCAAAGATAAG ATGTCCAAGTCTGATTTCATTCGTAATAACCGAGGAATTGATGATGGCAAGGATTTGCCTGAAGATTATCTGAGTACATTGTATGATCAAATTGTCAAAAATGAGATCAAAATGAGTGCTGATTCATCAGTTCCACAAAGCAAGCAACCTAGTACTGTAATTAAGCTCTTAGGCTTGGATAACATTATCAATCTTGTCAACTGGAAGCAGGCTGAAGACAAGGCACTTGGAGCAAATGACTTACTCATCAAGAACATACAAGAGAAATTCAAAGCAAAGAGTGGGAAATCAGA ATCTATCTTTCATGTTATCACTGATTCAACCATTTTAAGATTCATGATGGAGGTTTGTTGGGCCCCTATGATGGCTGCATTCAGTGTTACGCTTGACCAAAGTGATGATAAGGCCGCCACATCACAGTGTTTGCAAGGGTTCAGATCTGCAGTGCATGTCACTGCTGTTATGTGTATGCAGACGCAGCGAGATGCCTTTGTGACGTCTGTAGCCAAATTCACTTATCTCCATTGTGCTGCGGACATGAAACAAAAGAATGTGGATGCTGTGAAG GCTATAATATCCATCGCAATTGAAGATGGCGACTATTTGCAGGATTCCTGGGAGCATGTACTAACATGTCTTTCACGGTTTGAGCATTTACATCTCCTTGGAGAGGGGGCACCTACTGATGCTTCATTTTTGACAGTGCCTTTGGTTGACTCAGAAGATAAAACACAAAAGTCAAGTAGCACTACACTTTCAAAGCGAACTAATGCTCTTCAGAATCCAGCTGTAATGGCTGCCGTCAGAGGGGGTTCTTATGACAGCACAACAGCTAAAAATAATGCCTCGCCATTGGTTACTCCTGAACAGATAAATAGCTTCatatcaaacataaatctgTTAGACCAGATTGGCATTTTTGAgttaaatcatatatttgctCATAGCCAAAGATTAAACAGTGATGCCATTGTTGCTTTTGTGAAAGCTCTATGTAAGGTCTCGATCACGGAGTTGCACTCTCCTACGGAACCTCGCATCTTCTGCCTAACAAAGATTGTGGAGATTGC ACATTACAATATGAACCGGATACGTCTAGTGTGGTCTCATATTTGGAAAGTTCTGTCAGACTTCTTTGTGTCTGTAGGATTGTCTGAAAATCTATCAGTTGCGATATTTGTAATGGACTCTTTGAGGCAGCTAGCGATGAAGTTTCTGGAAAGAGAGGAACTGGCAAATTACAATTTCCAGAATGAATTCCTGCGACCTTTTGCAGTTGTTATGCAGAAGAGCAATGCTTCAGAAGTACGAGAACTTATAGTTCGATGCATCTCCCAAATGGTTTTGAGTCGTGTTAGCAATATAAAATCTGGATGGAAAAGTGTTTTTACG GTttttactgctgctgctgctgatgataGAAGAAGTATTGTACTGTTGGCATTTGAAACCATGGAAAAGATTGTTCGGGACTATTTTCCACACATAACTGAGACTGAAACCACAACATTTACTGATTGTGTTAAATGTCTCATTACATTCACGAGTAGTAAATTTAGCAGTGATGCTAGTCTGAATGCTATTGCATTTCTTCGGTTCTGTGCTGTTAAACTTGCTGAGGAAGGATTTGTTTCTCATGAAAAGGATACTGACCACCAGACAAATGACTTAGATCCGCCTGATGGGAATGCCACACTACACAAGGATGATCATGTTTATTTCTGGGTTCCTCTGCTTGCcg GTCTCGCTAGATTGACAACTGACACTAGACCAACAATCAGAAAAGGTGCAGTGGAAGTactatttgatattttgaagGACCACGGTCACCTCTTCTCGCAATCATTCTGGAGAAATATCTTTGGATCTGTTATTTATCCTCTATTTAGCAGTGATAGCTCTACACCAAATGGACACATTAATATAACTGAGGATGATTCTTGGAATTCTGAAACTAAAACAGTAGCAGTGAAGTGTTTAGTTGATTTGTACATTACCTTCTTTGATGTGATGCGGCCAGAACTTTCTAGAGTTACTTCTGTTGTTGCAAATTTTATCAGAAGCCCTTATAAACCGTCTGCTAGCACAGGTTTATCTGTTTTTCAGCGTTTAACAGAAGGACTTGCAAGCAAACTCTCCAAGGAGGAATGGAAAGAGATCTTGTTGTGTTTTAAAGACTCAGCAGTGCAAACATTTGTCTTGTTTGACAATATAGTTAGGGTGATGCAAGATATAGAAATTCCAGATAGAAATGAATCTTACTCAGAAGCCGAACGATATTCAGATCATGACATAtataatgatgatgatgaggaagCTAATATGGAAACAACATCGTATGCTATTGTTAAAATGAAGAATCTAATGGCCCAGCAGCTCTTAGTTGTTCAG GGCATAGTTAAATTGTATGAGACACACAGACGGTTTCTTTATGCTGAGCATATGGGAATAATTTTGGAGACACTATCAGCTATTGCGTCACATGCAAGTGAAGTGGCCTCTAAATCTACCTTGCACATAAAGTTCCATAAAGCATGTTCCCTTTTGGAGGTATCTGAGCCAGCAGTCATTCATTTTGAGAACGAGTCATACCAGAGCTACCTCAAACTTCTGCAAGCTCTGCTTCATGACAACCCTTCAATGTCAGAAGATATGAACATTGAGTCACATATTATGCTTGTTTCCGAGAAAATACTACGGAAGTATCTCAACTGTGCAGGGCATGAACAATCCAGCGATTCTTCTGGCAGAGATCCAGCTTTACACTGGATACTGCCTTTGGGCACTGCTAAGAAGGAGGAACTGTCTGCTAGAACTTCATTGGTCCTTCATGTAATGCGGTTATTGGGTGGCCTAGAGAGGGACTGCTTTAGGAGAAACTTGCCCCTCTTTTTCCCCTTATTAACTAACCTCATTCGCTGTGAGCATAGCTCTGGAGAAGTTCAGCTTGCACTGTATGATATATTCCAGTCATCAATAGGCCCTATAATATCAACATAG
- the LOC102718709 gene encoding SWI/SNF complex subunit SWI3B isoform X2 translates to MQHVDALEVLLQGLSGVSKERVRVHELCLKSGPNLGVVPSEVRLLCDLAQSTPSWTIRHVGGAMRGAGAEQISVLVRSIVESKASNNVLRYFYGIGYKLDHEVLKGGFAFRFHRGAQITVTVTSVSKMTKLHATNEAVPITPAIQLVEITSPAAADNYNDVVSAVTSFCEYLAPLLHLSKPGNSTGIVLTAGAAAASLMSSGDIKLIRTDTTLDLSQKAEKAWFSYDTIHETERRLMPEFFEGEAAASGSRGPGAYKYYRDTLVRRFRTRPGRRLTLTEARRGLVGDIGSVRRVFDFLEEWGLINYGTSPSGAKQGREKKEEPALSQPSVPVGSTMPSKLCTGCRTVCGLAYFSCEKADISLCARCYVRANYRPGLTSADFKRIEITEDAKSDWTDKETLHLLEAVLHYGEDWKKVSQHVGSRSEKDCIARFTQLPFGEQFMGPKEDKMQFNNDDSNEESGSQSSKRLRLTPLADASNPIMAQVAFLSAIVGSDVAVAAGRAAISAQSQVDISGSETDSSFNITKEEESSWANGLSTNDLLKEASANAQLQLEKERKAIEQSLSDIVGVQMKEIQDKIRRFEQKELLMEKERKQLHYLRELLFSDQLSVAQHQRRPPPVTTESKDDEKPKPVISIS, encoded by the exons ATGCAGCATGTTGATGCTCTTGAGGTGCTTCTCCAGGGCCTCTCTGGTGTTTCAAAAGAACGTGTCAGGGTGCATGAGCTCTGTCTTAAAAGTGGGCCAAATCTAG GAGTCGTCCCATCAGAGGTTCGTCTGTTGTGTGACTTAGCTCAATCCACGCCATCCTG GACTATAAGACATGTTGGGGGTGCCATGAGAGGTGCTGGTGCAGAGCAAATCTCAGTTCTTGTGCGGTCAATTGTAGAGAGCAAAGCCAGCAACAATGTTTTGCGTTACTTCTATGGTATAGGGTACAAGTTAGATCATGAAGTTCTGAAGGGAGGATTTGCGTTTCGTTTCCACCGAGGTGCCCAGATAACTGTGACTGTTACTTCTGTTAGCAAGATGACAAAACTCCATGCTACCAATGAAGCTGTGCCGATCACTCCCGCAATACAACTAGTGGAAATCACatcccctgctgctgctgacaaTTACAACGATGTTGTTTCAGCCGTCACTTCGTTCTGTGAATATCTAGCGCC GCTTCTGCATCTTTCTAAACCAGGCAATTCGACTGGAATTGTCCTGACTGcaggcgctgctgctgcctcacTCATGTCGAGTGGGG ATATTAAACTGATAAGAACAGATACTACACTTGATCTTAGCCAAAAGGCCGAGAAAG CTTGGTTCTCCTACGACACCATACATGAGACCGAGCGCCGCCTCATGCCAGAGTTCTtcgagggggaggcggcggcgtccgggtCCCGGGGGCCGGGGGCTTACAAGTACTACCGTGACACCCTCGTGAGGAGGTTCCGGACGCGGCCAGGGCGACGGCTCACGCTGACCGAGGCCAGGCGTGGACTCGTCGGCGATATCGGCTCCGTGCGCCGTGTGTTTGACTTCCTAGAGGAATGGGGGCTGATCAATTATGGAACCTCGCCATCCGGCGCGAAGcaggggagagaaaagaaggaGGAGCCAGCACTATCACAGCCTTCTGTGCCCGTTGGATCCACAATGCCCAGTAAGCTTTGCACTGGGTGCCGCACCGTGTGCGGGCTTGCTTACTTCTCTTGTGAGAAG GCAGATATAAGCCTCTGTGCTAGATGCTATGTCCGTGCCAATTACCGGCCAGGTCTTACTTCAGCAGACTTCAAGAGAATTGAAATTACTGAGGATGCAAAATCAGATTGGACAGACAAAGAAACTCTTCACCTTCTTGAAGCTGTCTTGCATTATGGGGAAGACTGGAAAAAGGTTTCTCAGCATGTTGGCAGTCGATCAGAAAAGGACTGCATTGCTAGATTCACCCAATTACCTTTTGGGGAACAATTCATGGGGCCCAAGGAGGATAAAATGCAGTTTAATAATGATGATTCCAATGAAGAATCTGGATCACAGAGCTCAAAACGATTACGTCTCACGCCACTGGCTGATGCTAGCAATCCAATTATGGCCCAG GTTGCATTCTTGTCGGCCATTGTGGGTTCAGATGTTGCTGTAGCTGCAGGTCGAGCAGCTATCTCAGCACAATCCCAGGTTGATATAAGTGGCAGTGAGACTGATTCTTCTTTCAACATCACCAAGGAAGAAG AATCTTCTTGGGCAAATGGGCTTTCAACCAATGATTTGCTCAAAGAGGCGTCTGCTAATGCACAACTGCAACTTGAAAAGGAACGCAAGGCTATAGAGCAGTCTTTGTCCGACATAGTGGGTGTTCAG ATGAAGGAAATCCAGGATAAAATACGTCGATTTGAGCAAAAGGAGCTACTGAtggagaaagagaggaagcAACTCCACTACTTGAGGGAGTTGCTCTTTTCTGATCAACTATCTGTTGCGCAGCATCAACGCAGGCCACCGCCTGTAACCACAGAGAGCAAGGATGACGAGAAACCAAAACCGGTCATCAGCATAAGTTGA
- the LOC102718709 gene encoding SWI/SNF complex subunit SWI3B isoform X1, producing the protein MATPSMPATAATANSVPAAPPPPPAGAPFSQPPSTAGTVKTEAPPPASTSASSATPAPAAAAAPVAEESACTITIPSYAAWFSYDTIHETERRLMPEFFEGEAAASGSRGPGAYKYYRDTLVRRFRTRPGRRLTLTEARRGLVGDIGSVRRVFDFLEEWGLINYGTSPSGAKQGREKKEEPALSQPSVPVGSTMPSKLCTGCRTVCGLAYFSCEKADISLCARCYVRANYRPGLTSADFKRIEITEDAKSDWTDKETLHLLEAVLHYGEDWKKVSQHVGSRSEKDCIARFTQLPFGEQFMGPKEDKMQFNNDDSNEESGSQSSKRLRLTPLADASNPIMAQVAFLSAIVGSDVAVAAGRAAISAQSQVDISGSETDSSFNITKEEESSWANGLSTNDLLKEASANAQLQLEKERKAIEQSLSDIVGVQMKEIQDKIRRFEQKELLMEKERKQLHYLRELLFSDQLSVAQHQRRPPPVTTESKDDEKPKPVISIS; encoded by the exons ATGGCCACGCCGTCgatgccggcgacggcggccaccgcCAACTCGGTgcccgccgctccgccgccgccgcccgcggggGCGCCGTTCTCCCAGCCACCCTCGACTGCCGGCACCGTCAAGACGGAGGCCCCTCCGCCAGCATCCACCTCGGCCTCCTCGGCAACCCCCgcccccgcggccgccgcggcaccTGTCGCCGAGGAGTCCGCCTGCACCATCACCATCCCGAGCTATGCAG CTTGGTTCTCCTACGACACCATACATGAGACCGAGCGCCGCCTCATGCCAGAGTTCTtcgagggggaggcggcggcgtccgggtCCCGGGGGCCGGGGGCTTACAAGTACTACCGTGACACCCTCGTGAGGAGGTTCCGGACGCGGCCAGGGCGACGGCTCACGCTGACCGAGGCCAGGCGTGGACTCGTCGGCGATATCGGCTCCGTGCGCCGTGTGTTTGACTTCCTAGAGGAATGGGGGCTGATCAATTATGGAACCTCGCCATCCGGCGCGAAGcaggggagagaaaagaaggaGGAGCCAGCACTATCACAGCCTTCTGTGCCCGTTGGATCCACAATGCCCAGTAAGCTTTGCACTGGGTGCCGCACCGTGTGCGGGCTTGCTTACTTCTCTTGTGAGAAG GCAGATATAAGCCTCTGTGCTAGATGCTATGTCCGTGCCAATTACCGGCCAGGTCTTACTTCAGCAGACTTCAAGAGAATTGAAATTACTGAGGATGCAAAATCAGATTGGACAGACAAAGAAACTCTTCACCTTCTTGAAGCTGTCTTGCATTATGGGGAAGACTGGAAAAAGGTTTCTCAGCATGTTGGCAGTCGATCAGAAAAGGACTGCATTGCTAGATTCACCCAATTACCTTTTGGGGAACAATTCATGGGGCCCAAGGAGGATAAAATGCAGTTTAATAATGATGATTCCAATGAAGAATCTGGATCACAGAGCTCAAAACGATTACGTCTCACGCCACTGGCTGATGCTAGCAATCCAATTATGGCCCAG GTTGCATTCTTGTCGGCCATTGTGGGTTCAGATGTTGCTGTAGCTGCAGGTCGAGCAGCTATCTCAGCACAATCCCAGGTTGATATAAGTGGCAGTGAGACTGATTCTTCTTTCAACATCACCAAGGAAGAAG AATCTTCTTGGGCAAATGGGCTTTCAACCAATGATTTGCTCAAAGAGGCGTCTGCTAATGCACAACTGCAACTTGAAAAGGAACGCAAGGCTATAGAGCAGTCTTTGTCCGACATAGTGGGTGTTCAG ATGAAGGAAATCCAGGATAAAATACGTCGATTTGAGCAAAAGGAGCTACTGAtggagaaagagaggaagcAACTCCACTACTTGAGGGAGTTGCTCTTTTCTGATCAACTATCTGTTGCGCAGCATCAACGCAGGCCACCGCCTGTAACCACAGAGAGCAAGGATGACGAGAAACCAAAACCGGTCATCAGCATAAGTTGA